TAGTAGGAATCGGATTGCTAGAACAGTTTTGTGCAGTGAATGGGTTGTGACAGTCTTGTAGAAAATGTTTAGAACGTTACTTTCGCTCGAGATCGCGAGGGCTTGGGGAAATAGAAAACAATGTAGTGACCTCTGATCTGTATTGGGGGATATGCTTTTTTTCAGTATAAAGCCAAAAATACCTGAAGGGTCGCACTGAATCCATGTGAAATGAATGCAGAGAACAGAACAAAGAACTTTGGCACGTTTATGCAACTATTTTTAGTGGTGAAAACTTTGTTAGTTTTACAGCAACTGGTTCTAAGCCGAAAACAAGTTcggatacttctctctaacctCATCTTCCCTTTTTCACGTGGACTCTTCCTTACGCTGATTACTCCACAAAACTTTAACCAACGATATCATTTTACCCTTCAAAACTTGatcgcgcgaatctaggatactgTCATACTGTTCTCTTTGGTGAAAACCCTCACCTCACCTCACACCACCCTCCCTCCCTCGCTAGAGCCTTGCCGGAATCTTGGCTTCCTCCCGAAGGAGGAGCTCTCAGTGCTCCCTTTCAGCTCTCAGGTTCTTTCCTCTCCCACGATTAAATGCTGAGATTACATGGCTATTTGTAAGTCCCATTTTACATCCATATTCTATTAAGAAAAGGTAGGCGGTAATTGAGAACTCACAATGATGAAGATGTTTGAATGTTGGTAATTGTGATTTGAGTGAAAAATCAACAAAGTGCCACATATagtattaactactactccctccgtccttaaataagtgtccggcgcgcaaaattaggccttcaaaaagatgtatttgtttcattaaaaaaattaatttttttttcacaaattaatagatagcaatgagttctattagattgtgaaaaaaaattaatttttttaataaaaaatatgcatattttgtaaagcctagttttacacgccggacacttatttagggacggagggagtactatttacTTTCCACCGTTAAtgtctttaaaaaattaattctctTTATGGGCATACTTACTGAAACTAGGACGATGATTACGTGAACGTTTAGAGGACTTGATTGGATGTGGAGAAACGCTCCAAGGAACTCTTCAAAAGAGCACCAAGACGGCATAGTTTTCCCCGCACTACACCCCGATAGTGCATCACCGTAACCGTTACATTGCCCGGACATGGAGGTGCCATTTTCACGTCCGTTCTTACTCCCATCTTACCTATTAATCTGACATGCTAAATAGAAGATGACAGCTTAGTTCACCTGTCCACTAACCTTGGATGGAATCGGTTGGGAGATGTCCTGAGGACTCGGATGTTAGTTATGACTTGTGTGTATCACCTGTCACTTAATTAATGACTTTTTGCCCCTCTTTCTTGTCTTCAGAGTTGTGCAAAGCTGTTTCGTACAATTAGCAATTCCTATTTACGGACAATCTTTTAAGTTGCAAATTGGGAACACGTGGCTGTATCGAGCGCGTATTTAAACCGTCCGAACACGTTCTGAACGGCCAAGATCTTAGAGAGAAACAGGGGAGAGAGTGCTCTCCGACTATtactttcaatttttctttcacTCTTTTCTTATTACCTCGAAAACCTCCCTCTTTATAACACtagccaaacaaagcctttAACTGATAACCTCCAACAAAATTCAGCACATAAATTCGACATCAAGATTTTCGATCAAACCAaatcccaccaaaaaaaaattcccaagaAAATGTCGAACTCCCATCACCACCCCCAGCAAGAACAAGAACCACTGCCTGatttcgaaaccctagaaatcaatTCAGCTCCAGCCCTCCCTCCCCGCCTCGCCTACCACTTCCGCTCCTACCCCGACTCCGATTCCGACTCGGACTCGTCCTTGTATTCCGATTCGACTCAGGATTCCTATTCCAACGACCAGGCGAATTTCATCACGGATCTCTTCGCACCGGACGATCCGTATTCCGATTCGGAGCCCTACACTGATTCCCTGTTTAACCGCGCGGCCCTCAGGGCCATTGAGCGGAGCAGTGATCGGCTGGCTTCGGGTTACGGGTCGGACCTGGGGTTCGGGTCCCGCGTCGGGTTCGGCGGCGCCGCTCCTGCAGCCGTTTTCACTTACTCCTTGATCGACGACGACGTGAATTTTAGGGTTTTCGAGGCGCGCGGGGAGGAGGAGACAAGGTTAGGGTTTGAGTCGCCTACGTCTGAATCGAGTGGGTCCTTGATAGAGGATTTTAGGGTTTTCGAGGGAAGGGATGGATACGGTCCGAATGacggggaggaggaggagctagGGTTAGTGTTTGGGTCGCGTATGCGAACCGGTTGTGTTGCGCTCCGGTCTGAGTTGAGCGATTCGTCGACGGTTGATGTGGGTTTTGGGGTCAGTGAGGGATTTGATGGGTACGGATCGAATCGCGAGGAGGAGgagctagggttagggttaggatttgggtCCCCAAATGGAATAAATAGCGTTTCTGTCGCTTCCGAATTGGGTGATTCTTTAGCCAATTCTAGCGCGAATTCGAGTAGGGATGGTCTCCGAGTCGTCGGAATCGAATCGGATACAGATTCCGAGGAGGTGGCTCGGGATGAGAATCATGGTGAGCCATTTGGGGCTTCGGATATTCCCTTCTTTTGGGATTGTCTTGGATTTGAGGAACAAAGGGGTAGCAGCAATGAAGAATTTGACTGGGAGGAAGTGGGCCAAAGGGCTGATGATAGGGATAGTTTGAGCTCTGTGATTGGTCGCTTCGACGAACTCTCGGTATATTCTGAACTTTCGAGTGCCGAGGAAGGTATACGCGGTATTGGGCGGGAGCTAGTAAGGAGTTTACAAAGGGAGCTTCGTCTTTCTGTATATAACATGGGCAGAACCTACGAATACGATGACAACAACATTGACGGTGTTTCGTATTTAGCTGTTAGGGACGGTTATGCATTCGAAGCTGAGTACGAAATGGTGTTTGGGCAGTTTGTGCAGAATGAAAGTGCCGTGAAGGGTAGTCCTCCTGCTTCCAAAGCTGTTCTGGACAATCTTCCGTGTTTGGTGTTGAGAGAGGAGGACTTGCAAGAGAATTGTGATGTTTGTGCGGTTTGTAAAGATGAGGCTTTGGTGGGGGAGAAAGTGACGAGGCTACCTTGTTGCCACCTTTACCATTGGGACTGCATTGTGCCATGGTTGCGTATTCGGAATACGTGTCCTGTTTGTCGGTATGAGTTGCCCACAGATGATCTGGATTATGAGCAGAGGAAGACACAAAGGGAGGGTGTTGACCTGCCACAGGATTTTCAGGTTGGATACAATGTTGCTTTTGTACTACTATCATGATATACTTTAAACCTGTGTGTCTAATATTATTGTTTTACGGGGCAGTGGCAGTGCGATGAAGTTTTGTTGCTTGGTTTTCATATCATCCCATGTTCAATTAAATTTAGCCATTGAATAAAATCCTTCATAAGCATATGCACCAAAAGCATAACGTATAGATCAAATGTGAGCACTGTAGTTTGATTATGTTTTAGAACGTTACGTTATCTGTTTTCTGGTGTAATTTAAGCATCGGCATTGGTTAGAAGGTTGGTCACATTGTTTTCACTTCACATTCTTTGCGTGTGGGATAATGCTTTGATCTCGGATCTTGTATGATTGTGTTTGTAACTTCACCCTTGATGATGTTGGTTTTGTTGTTTGTATGTAGAAGACGACAAATAGAGATGAGGAATAGGAAAAGAGGGGCTGCTTTTTCTGCATATATgcaaaaaaagatcaagtaaCAGGCTAATGCTAGAAGGGAAAATTGCGGTTTGCTAATAGGAAAATGCTAACCACAAGCCAAGGGGTACTGGTTAAGGTTTAAAAAGTTCATTGGAATGTGTGAAAAGTGCATAGCTATCCGTGAAAATGCTTTGCGAAATGTGAAGAGTGTTTTGAAGTTCTAGACTTGTTGGCATTATCTGTACTTTCTTATAGTGCAAGGCGGGTAGGACACGGACTAAAGAAGGAAATTTGTTTGATTAGGACATTAAATTTTCTATGCTTACCATCAACAAAAGGCTACGACATTTGCtgcataaaaaataatttttgctgCTGAGATGTTTGCAAATGTTTTAGAGTTACCTTGTGTATGATTTCTATTGTTGAGTACTTTCGTCATCACATATGTTCCTGTGTGGTTTATGGAACATTCCAAGAAATCAAATGCTTTGAGGAGTTAAGGACTTTGATTGCAGCTTGTTTGGTTACTATACGTGTGTTGGTCATACGTACTACAGTTTCTTATTGCTGTGGCCTTACATTGGAAATTGTACAATCTTATTGCTGTGGCCTTGCATTGGAAATTGTACAATCAGTAGTTTTTCCCAGTTTGTATTGGAATGAAAAAATTTGTAGACCGATGTACACATTGTCACACCGGTAGTCAAGTTAATTGGATCTTATGTCTTAAGAAAAATGAGCTATGACTTGACTGTTCTCTGTTGTCATGTTGAAGATTTACATTAATGCTTATACAACTCGTTTGTTGTGTGATAATCAGATGCTGGAATTCATCCATGGGGTTGCTGAAAGTTGATGAAATGCTGTGTGAATATATTCTAAGAAAAATTTCATGGCCAGGAAACATGGTGTGGAACTGTGGATTCATAGAAAGATGTCGGACTAGGGCAAATCACAGGAAGGTGAGAGTTATATTGAGCATCAAGAAATAAGTAATAGATGTTGTGGATTTAGTATACAGCTATAGAAATGACTCCTAGGCTCTTGGGAAAAAGACCCAGACGCCTATCTTGCTTTTCGTTGTTGAAAAATTGGGAGCAATTATTGAACTGGTCATATGTTAATGCGTTAGTTCTCATAAAGATTTGATGGTCTATAGAGTAACTGTCTAACCAATCTCTATGGCCCTGTTCCAATGAAGTTATGTATATAGCAGACTTTACAAGTACTTTGCTTTTCTGCCTACCAAAACGAATGCAAAGaatttggcttcttttttttgcctgttgctttcttttctttttcccttgcctttctgTAAACAAATCCTAATCGAAACAAAGCATTGTGTCCATAATTGAAGCAAAACAAACAGTCAATTTAACAGAAGTGACTAAGGCTACTGACAGTAAATGCGATAGCAGCACCTTACAACTAACATAGAGTTTTATGTAGACCCTCGTACAAAGTCACCTCTGTTCCTCTAGCTTGAGAGGTCATTCGTGTATTATAGAAAATGTATGCGAGGTACCCAATAGTGTGATTCTTCGGAATTGAGGGAGCGCCTAGGAATCTTGTCGACCAAAACAGGGATACTGTGCTCAGGCTAAACTGTGAGTGTGTTACGAGTCATTATATTGTATCCGGAGGCATTGGAGTTATTTAatatcccccccccccccccgttgggtactttaatttatttaactAGGAATTGGGAGCACTAATAAAACACATGGAAAATGGAGATGGAAAAGTGCAAAGTTTTCATGTTCAGTAATGGGAAGGAAAGTTTTATGGCTCTTTTACTGCACAGTGAGGCAAAGAAACAATGCTTACTGTGGATTTGGCTCTTGCTAGTGGCTTTGTTTCAACAAATCTACTGAGTCCTCTAACTGCACACATGATAATTTTCAAGAGGGTGTGGGCCGTGGGGACTGTGGGATtatcatttctataaatttggGGTTGTAAATGAAGGCTGGGAATGTGGTGACCTCgttttttcttctcttgtttTTGCGCGGGTGGTAGTGGCGGCGGCAAGCCGAGTTAGTTCAGAACATTTTTTAGTTGCTATAACCTAAAGCGATTCAGCCAAATTTTGTGTTGGCGGCGGGGCTGGATATCACTATCTCTGTCCTTGATACCCGATCCCCGTCCCGATTCTCGGTGGAGATTTGCTTTTACACTCCCATCCCCGCCCCAAAAGGAGAACGAGGATCCGAACAGAGATTCCCGTGTTTCAAGACCCGTTATTCAGGGGAAACTATCCAGGTAATATGCGCTGCAGGTTTATTTCAGAGGTGAGAAAAGACAATTCCCACTAATTTCCTCAAGATACTTTTCTTGATTCATCAAGTTCCATGAGTTTCTCTTCGTTTTTTCAAGGTTCCTGATTTAGTGAGAGCATTTTGATAGCTACAAGGAAATAGTCAAAGAGTGTTGGCAAGATAAAAGAGTAGAACAGAAGACATCAACGAACAAGAAGTACGAATATGCGCTAGTGTGTGATTGTAACAAAATTGTATTGAACCCGAAGGAACCCTAGATGCGAGGTTATATTTCAATTGGCTGAATTAGAGATGAATAACTCTCCTGATTGGCCAAGCTCTAAATACGCCTTCAATGAGTCGAGCTAACAGCTCGGATTAGACATGATGCTGCGTCAAATAATCGAGAGCTACTTTTCAGTCCATCCCTTTTTCAACCGTAAATttatataattttcttttgtaaaacCCGATGATCGCACCAAAAATCGTAGCCCCTATCATAGCCGTTTCGCAGATATATTCCATCTCTACAGAGATATTTATGGATCCGTATATGCACAAGGGGTGCAAATCGGCCCAATAACCCGCCCTGACCAACCCAATACGCGCATTATTAAGAGTTCTTGTGGAATTTAGCCCATAAGATTGGGCTGAATTGATGTAGTAACTGGGATGGATTTAGGAATTAGTCTTAAAATCCAACTCTAACCGGCCTGGACCACATATTATTCACAGAGTTTCatctcatttatttatttatgctacaaattgaaaaaaattacaaataaaactCTAGGGAGTTGTTTGTTGTTGAAATTTTCTAACCTCGTATTTGGGAGTTgtggaaaagaagagaatggAATGGAAAATGTTCTAAGTAAGTCGGAAACTGCAGAGAAAGTAGGAGAAAGATTTACCCATTTCTCATTTTCtgctttttcctctttcttcacTAGCAACCAGGCAACAGAAGGAGAACTatagaccctttttttttttttttttttgcgactCGATATCAGTCAAAAACACCTGATACAAAAACTTatccgttccgctaaggttttttaaaaaataagtagcttagtTGTactaatttttaaacttaaaaataatgaatttgccaaaatattttttttgattttttttttatcgttcaaaggatctcatcaagatctattaaacaagattcatattgcacaaaattatttcaattagtccattatttttaagcttgaaaattacaaataaactacttattttttaagaaccttAGCGAAACAGAGTTAAAAATGTTGGTTAAGTTGGAGCATGACATTAAGTATAAGAGCTCCCATTTAAacaaatactccatccgtcccaaaatatttatccggtccgcaaaacggagtcttaaaaataatacaattttggCAAGAAAAATTCGAAAGTTTTGTAACAACTtattagatatcaatgagttcttttaatttgtgaaaagaatttgaattatttctttaaaaaattacatgatttttaaattatcgttttgcagaccggacaaacaaacaatttgggacgggaAGGGTAACATTTTGACAGTCGTTAATTTCAAAAGTTTGATCCACGTAAATTGACTCGAATTCGAATGATAAAAAGAGACGAGCGTCTCAATCAGTGGGTAATACAGCTTTTCGTAAAGTTCAGTATTGTGACTAGATTCTAGGTGTCTAGATAAGATGAAATCATGAAAATGACTTGGATTTGAGAAATGTACTAGTAAGATTTGATCAGTCCTTGAATTCAGTGAGCCCGAAATTTCTGCGTCATAACTAGCAAATAGCAGAGCAAAAATATTAACTAACCCAAGGCAATGGATTGGCTTAATGGTCATGACCTGAGACTTATGAGtttgcttttttttaaaattttagattCGATTTTTCTTGTCAGAAACTTGGATAAGTTTATGAAACGACTGTGAAAGGAGATGTAGGAATTCGTCCGAGGT
This DNA window, taken from Rhododendron vialii isolate Sample 1 chromosome 8a, ASM3025357v1, encodes the following:
- the LOC131336464 gene encoding uncharacterized protein LOC131336464, with amino-acid sequence MSNSHHHPQQEQEPLPDFETLEINSAPALPPRLAYHFRSYPDSDSDSDSSLYSDSTQDSYSNDQANFITDLFAPDDPYSDSEPYTDSLFNRAALRAIERSSDRLASGYGSDLGFGSRVGFGGAAPAAVFTYSLIDDDVNFRVFEARGEEETRLGFESPTSESSGSLIEDFRVFEGRDGYGPNDGEEEELGLVFGSRMRTGCVALRSELSDSSTVDVGFGVSEGFDGYGSNREEEELGLGLGFGSPNGINSVSVASELGDSLANSSANSSRDGLRVVGIESDTDSEEVARDENHGEPFGASDIPFFWDCLGFEEQRGSSNEEFDWEEVGQRADDRDSLSSVIGRFDELSVYSELSSAEEGIRGIGRELVRSLQRELRLSVYNMGRTYEYDDNNIDGVSYLAVRDGYAFEAEYEMVFGQFVQNESAVKGSPPASKAVLDNLPCLVLREEDLQENCDVCAVCKDEALVGEKVTRLPCCHLYHWDCIVPWLRIRNTCPVCRYELPTDDLDYEQRKTQREGVDLPQDFQMLEFIHGVAES